One Methylobacterium sp. AMS5 genomic region harbors:
- a CDS encoding TSUP family transporter translates to MSIAFETVAGLFGVAVVAGAVDAIAGGGGLMTLPALLLAGLDPVSAIATNKLQGSAGSVSATIAFARRGLIRWREAGPAALGAGLASVGGALCVSLLPRPVLDALVPLMLVGIALYFATARRMSNEDAAARITPGLFAVTLAPAVGFYDGVFGPGAGSFYMIGFVTLLGLGVVRATAHTKLSNAASNLGSLALFTLQGAVIWPVGLAMAVGAFLGAQVGSALAARLGARLIRPLLVVIACAMALRLLSNPANPLRQAVAGFFS, encoded by the coding sequence ATGAGTATTGCGTTCGAGACCGTGGCGGGGCTGTTCGGCGTGGCCGTGGTGGCGGGCGCCGTCGATGCCATTGCCGGCGGGGGCGGGCTGATGACCCTGCCGGCCCTGCTGCTCGCCGGGCTCGACCCCGTCAGCGCGATCGCCACCAACAAGCTTCAGGGCAGCGCCGGCTCGGTCTCGGCCACGATCGCCTTCGCCCGGCGCGGGCTGATCCGCTGGCGCGAGGCCGGGCCGGCCGCGCTCGGGGCCGGTCTCGCCTCGGTGGGCGGCGCGCTCTGCGTCAGCCTGCTGCCGCGCCCGGTCCTCGACGCGCTGGTGCCGCTGATGCTGGTCGGCATCGCGCTCTACTTCGCGACCGCGCGGCGGATGAGCAACGAGGACGCGGCGGCGCGGATCACCCCCGGCCTGTTTGCCGTGACGCTGGCGCCGGCGGTCGGCTTCTACGACGGGGTGTTCGGGCCCGGTGCCGGCTCGTTCTATATGATCGGCTTCGTCACCCTGCTCGGCCTCGGCGTGGTGCGGGCCACCGCCCACACCAAGCTCTCGAACGCCGCGAGCAACCTCGGCAGCCTCGCCCTGTTCACGCTCCAGGGCGCGGTGATCTGGCCGGTGGGGCTCGCGATGGCCGTCGGCGCCTTTCTCGGCGCCCAGGTCGGCTCGGCGCTCGCCGCGCGCCTCGGCGCCCGGCTGATCCGCCCGCTCCTCGTCGTCATCGCCTGCGCGATGGCGCTCCGCCTGCTGTCGAACCCGGCCAACCCGTTGCGTCAGGCCGTGGCCGGGTTCTTTTCGTAG
- a CDS encoding MaoC family dehydratase has translation MKTNPGRFFEDFRLGETIRHATPRTVTTGDVALYTALYGPRFAVQSSDAFAKAIGYPASPLDDLLTFHVVFGKTVPDVSLNALANLGYAEGGFHRPVYPGETLSTVSEVIGLKESSNRQTGVVYVRSTGSDASGRTVLSYCRWVLVRKRDPEAKIAEEHVPSLAKVVNPADLARALPPLDPAAYDNALAGSPHRFADYAVGEKIDHVDGMTVEEAEHQIATRLFQNTAKVHFDAVATRETKFGKRLIYGGHVISLARALSFNGLANAFAIGGINAGRHVAPLFAGDTVYAWSEVLETAELPGRSDIGALRLRTVATKNQPCGAHPDRQGEGYDPSVILDLDYWAFIPR, from the coding sequence ATGAAGACCAATCCGGGCCGCTTCTTCGAGGATTTCCGCCTCGGGGAGACCATCCGCCACGCCACGCCGCGCACCGTCACCACGGGCGACGTGGCCCTCTACACCGCCCTCTACGGCCCGCGCTTCGCCGTGCAGTCCTCGGACGCCTTCGCCAAGGCGATCGGCTATCCGGCGAGCCCGCTCGACGATCTGCTTACCTTCCACGTGGTGTTCGGCAAAACCGTGCCGGACGTCTCCCTCAACGCGCTGGCCAATCTCGGCTACGCCGAGGGCGGCTTCCACCGCCCGGTCTATCCCGGCGAGACGCTCTCCACCGTCTCCGAGGTGATCGGCCTGAAAGAGAGTTCCAACCGCCAGACCGGCGTGGTCTACGTGCGCTCCACCGGCTCCGACGCCTCTGGGCGGACCGTGCTGAGCTATTGCCGCTGGGTTCTCGTGCGCAAGCGCGACCCGGAGGCCAAGATCGCCGAGGAGCACGTGCCGAGCCTCGCCAAGGTGGTGAACCCGGCCGACCTCGCCCGCGCCCTGCCCCCGCTCGATCCGGCCGCCTACGACAATGCGCTGGCCGGCAGCCCGCACCGCTTCGCGGATTACGCGGTCGGCGAGAAGATCGACCACGTCGATGGCATGACCGTCGAGGAGGCCGAGCACCAGATCGCCACCCGCCTGTTCCAGAACACCGCCAAGGTCCATTTCGACGCGGTGGCGACGCGGGAGACCAAGTTCGGCAAGCGCCTGATCTATGGCGGCCACGTCATCTCGCTTGCCCGTGCGCTCAGCTTCAACGGACTCGCCAACGCCTTCGCCATCGGCGGCATCAATGCCGGCCGCCACGTCGCGCCGCTGTTTGCCGGCGACACGGTCTATGCGTGGTCCGAGGTGCTGGAGACGGCGGAACTGCCCGGCCGCAGCGATATCGGCGCGCTTCGCCTGCGCACGGTGGCGACCAAGAACCAGCCCTGCGGCGCCCATCCGGACAGGCAGGGCGAGGGCTACGACCCGTCGGTGATCCTCGATCTCGACTACTGGGCCTTCATCCCGCGCTGA
- a CDS encoding YggT family protein, translated as MNALLWLFNTIIQLYIYVLVASAVLSWLVAFNVVNVRNPIVSQIGEFLYRVTEPVLRPIRNLLPNLGGVDISPIILILLLLFAQRLAGEFYGWVAF; from the coding sequence ATGAACGCCCTGCTCTGGCTCTTCAACACCATCATCCAGCTCTACATCTACGTGCTCGTTGCGAGCGCCGTGCTGAGCTGGCTCGTGGCCTTCAACGTGGTCAACGTGCGCAATCCGATCGTCTCGCAGATCGGCGAGTTCCTCTATCGCGTCACCGAGCCGGTGCTGCGGCCGATCCGGAACCTGCTGCCCAATCTCGGCGGCGTCGACATCTCGCCGATCATCCTGATCCTGCTGCTGCTGTTCGCGCAAAGGCTCGCAGGCGAGTTCTACGGCTGGGTCGCCTTCTGA